The Streptomyces sp. NBC_01353 genome contains a region encoding:
- a CDS encoding aminopeptidase P family protein — MAKGRKNGLYAGISDELSALMRTGWADTERHDLQLDEQAPYAARRRAALSARFPGERLVIPSGNLKVRSNDDTYPFRPYSGYVHMTGDQTRDGALVLEPRADGSHDAYCYQLPRDGRDNDEFWTGPTAELWMGRRRSLAESERVLGLSCRDVRTAAGDLAAATGVPTRIVRGVDPSLEAAVTTDAERDDELEEALSDLRLVKDTWELAEMRKAVDSTVRGFTDAIGELSRAVASSERWIEGTFFRRARLEGNSVGYGSICAAGEHATIMHWTDNDGPVRPGELLLFDAGVETRTLYTADVTRTLPISGTFTPVQRKVYDAVYEAQEAGMAAVKPGAQYRDFHEASQRHLAERLVDWGFIEGPADRAYELGLQRRFTMAGTGHMLGLDVHDCAQARNDDYVDGVLEPGMVLTVEPGLYFQPDDLTVPEEWRGIGVRIEDDLVVTDGGHENLSAGLPRSADDVEAWMARIAG, encoded by the coding sequence GTGGCCAAGGGCCGAAAGAACGGTCTGTACGCAGGGATCTCCGACGAACTCTCCGCGCTGATGCGAACGGGCTGGGCGGACACTGAGCGGCACGATCTGCAGCTCGACGAGCAGGCTCCGTACGCCGCCCGCCGCCGGGCCGCGCTCTCCGCTCGCTTCCCCGGCGAGCGCCTCGTGATCCCCTCGGGGAACCTCAAGGTCCGCTCGAACGACGACACCTACCCCTTCCGGCCGTACTCCGGCTATGTGCACATGACCGGGGACCAGACCCGGGACGGCGCGCTCGTCCTCGAACCCCGCGCGGACGGGAGCCACGACGCCTACTGCTACCAGCTGCCGCGGGACGGCCGGGACAACGACGAGTTCTGGACCGGCCCCACGGCGGAGCTGTGGATGGGCCGCCGCCGCTCCCTCGCCGAGTCGGAGCGGGTACTCGGTCTGTCCTGCCGTGACGTCCGTACCGCGGCCGGCGACCTGGCCGCCGCCACGGGGGTGCCCACCCGGATCGTGCGCGGCGTCGACCCCTCGCTCGAGGCCGCCGTCACCACCGACGCGGAGCGCGACGACGAGCTGGAAGAGGCGCTCAGCGATCTCCGGCTCGTCAAGGACACGTGGGAGCTGGCCGAGATGCGGAAGGCCGTGGACTCCACCGTGCGCGGCTTCACGGACGCGATCGGCGAGCTGTCCCGGGCGGTCGCCTCGTCCGAGCGCTGGATCGAGGGCACCTTCTTCCGCCGGGCGCGCCTCGAAGGCAACTCCGTCGGCTACGGTTCGATCTGCGCCGCCGGCGAGCACGCCACGATCATGCACTGGACGGACAACGACGGCCCGGTGCGCCCGGGGGAGCTGCTCCTGTTCGACGCCGGGGTGGAGACACGCACGCTCTACACGGCCGACGTCACGCGCACGCTTCCGATCAGCGGCACTTTCACTCCTGTGCAGCGCAAGGTCTACGACGCGGTGTACGAGGCGCAGGAGGCGGGCATGGCCGCTGTGAAGCCGGGCGCCCAGTACCGGGACTTCCACGAGGCGTCCCAGCGTCACCTGGCGGAGCGGCTGGTCGACTGGGGGTTCATCGAGGGCCCCGCCGACCGCGCGTACGAACTCGGCCTTCAGCGCCGTTTCACGATGGCCGGCACCGGTCACATGCTCGGCCTGGACGTCCACGACTGCGCGCAGGCCAGGAACGACGACTATGTCGACGGGGTGCTCGAGCCGGGCATGGTGCTCACCGTCGAGCCGGGCCTCTACTTCCAGCCGGACGATCTCACCGTGCCCGAGGAATGGCGCGGCATCGGCGTTCGGATCGAGGACGATCTGGTCGTCACCGACGGGGGCCACGAGAACCTGTCGGCGGGTCTGCCGCGGTCCGCGGACGACGTCGAGGCGTGGATGGCCCGCATCGCGGGCTGA
- a CDS encoding LuxR family transcriptional regulator produces the protein MTNAKLGEALRLLGIDEAAGRVYLALLELAPAPLSAIGAAARLGDAELAAAYGTLVEAGLASAAEEGGDMVAPVPPAAGLEILARHRAAELEESRIAVGGAFESFRRQRLAAYNDHLVEVVTGDAVGPRMRHAWASAREEIRQFESPPYFPLPGATEDALATLARGVRQRVVYSRESLEHPGHLKEAIEPCIEAGEQARVLPSLPVKLVIIDEAYALVSLSIKEADVHNTMLVVQPCGLLSALIALFEQSWQNALPFHGGTSLPGGLPPADRRLLWLLAGGASDDVIARELGISRRTLFRRLQILMARLGAANRFQMALQAQRCGWL, from the coding sequence ATGACGAACGCGAAACTCGGCGAGGCCCTTCGGCTTCTGGGCATCGACGAGGCCGCGGGCCGGGTCTATCTGGCACTGCTCGAGCTGGCGCCCGCTCCGCTCAGCGCGATCGGGGCAGCCGCCCGTCTGGGCGACGCGGAGCTCGCCGCGGCGTACGGAACTCTGGTCGAAGCCGGTCTGGCCAGTGCCGCGGAGGAGGGCGGGGACATGGTGGCCCCTGTTCCGCCCGCGGCGGGTCTGGAGATCCTCGCCCGGCATCGGGCGGCCGAGCTGGAGGAGTCACGCATCGCCGTCGGCGGCGCGTTCGAGTCGTTCCGGCGTCAACGGCTGGCCGCGTACAACGACCATCTCGTCGAGGTCGTCACCGGGGACGCCGTCGGCCCGAGGATGCGTCACGCGTGGGCCAGCGCCCGCGAGGAGATCCGTCAGTTCGAGTCGCCTCCGTACTTCCCCCTGCCCGGCGCGACGGAGGACGCGCTGGCCACGCTCGCCCGCGGCGTGCGGCAGCGCGTCGTGTACTCGCGGGAGTCGCTGGAGCATCCAGGCCATCTGAAGGAGGCCATCGAACCGTGTATCGAGGCCGGCGAGCAGGCGAGGGTGCTGCCGTCGCTGCCGGTCAAGCTCGTGATCATCGACGAGGCGTACGCGCTCGTGTCGCTGTCGATCAAGGAAGCCGACGTCCACAACACCATGCTGGTCGTCCAGCCGTGTGGGCTGCTGTCCGCGCTCATCGCGCTCTTCGAGCAGTCCTGGCAGAACGCCCTGCCGTTCCACGGCGGCACGAGCCTCCCGGGCGGCCTGCCGCCGGCCGACCGCCGCCTGCTGTGGCTGCTCGCGGGCGGCGCGAGTGACGACGTCATCGCCCGCGAGCTGGGCATCAGCCGCCGCACGCTCTTCCGCCGCCTGCAGATCCTGATGGCCCGACTGGGCGCGGCGAATCGCTTCCAGATGGCCTTGCAGGCGCAGCGCTGCGGATGGCTGTGA
- a CDS encoding sigma-70 family RNA polymerase sigma factor codes for MGAQHGTELVRAAQSGDLWAQDRLIAAYLPLVYNIVGRAMNGHHDVDDVVQETMLRALDGLGGLRSPDSFRSWLVAIAMNGIRNHWRAQQSGLHADVLDDARDLAHPGADFVDLTVVRLNLSGQRRETAEATRWMEPDDRALLSLWWLECAGELTRHEVAAALELTTEHTAVRVQRMKAQLEAARVVVRALSAQPLCATLRSELGGWDGRPSALWRKRIARHARACAHCAGLWSGLVPAEGLLAGLLLVPPTGLVLASVRESAGFGLAAATGPLSAVPYAGGGPAAPEGPYMPAVTETAHMPAVSEGAHRPAATGGRHKANGSRGAQGTRGDRRRQEQQRKRGRRRAVVAAGIAVVAVTGGSFYLITGPQDDVEALDAVDATQAGAPGNALSISPSPTTASASATASKSTTPSPSKSASPSPSRTATPRPTKPAPTRTTSPAPKPKSTKTTGGSGSDSTAGEVVALVNSERGKAGCGPVTENSLLTQAAQGHSVDMAARDFFDHTNPDGDGPGERVTATGYRWSTYGENIAMGQRTPAQVMESWMNSPGHRANILNCSFKEIGIGIHTDGGPYWTQVFGAR; via the coding sequence ATGGGCGCACAGCACGGTACGGAGCTGGTCAGGGCGGCGCAGAGCGGGGATCTGTGGGCACAGGACCGGCTCATCGCCGCCTACCTGCCCTTGGTCTACAACATCGTGGGCCGGGCGATGAACGGCCACCACGATGTCGACGACGTCGTGCAGGAGACCATGCTGCGGGCGCTCGACGGGCTCGGCGGCCTGCGCTCGCCGGACAGCTTCCGGTCCTGGCTCGTGGCCATCGCCATGAACGGCATACGCAACCACTGGCGCGCGCAGCAGTCCGGCCTCCATGCCGATGTCCTCGACGACGCCCGCGACCTCGCCCACCCGGGTGCCGACTTCGTCGACCTGACCGTGGTCCGGCTGAACCTCTCCGGTCAGCGGCGCGAGACCGCCGAGGCGACCCGCTGGATGGAGCCGGACGACAGAGCCCTGCTGTCGCTGTGGTGGCTGGAGTGCGCGGGTGAGCTGACCCGGCACGAGGTGGCGGCGGCGCTCGAACTGACCACGGAGCACACCGCGGTCCGGGTGCAGCGGATGAAGGCGCAGCTGGAGGCCGCCCGCGTCGTCGTACGGGCCCTGTCGGCACAGCCGCTCTGCGCCACCCTGCGGTCCGAGCTCGGCGGGTGGGACGGCCGCCCGTCCGCGCTCTGGCGCAAGCGCATAGCCCGGCACGCCCGCGCCTGCGCGCACTGCGCGGGCCTGTGGAGCGGCCTCGTCCCGGCCGAGGGTCTGCTCGCCGGACTGCTGCTGGTGCCCCCGACGGGGCTGGTGCTCGCGAGCGTCCGCGAGAGCGCCGGCTTCGGGCTCGCCGCCGCGACCGGGCCGCTGTCGGCGGTGCCGTACGCGGGCGGGGGTCCGGCCGCACCGGAGGGGCCGTACATGCCCGCCGTGACGGAGACGGCGCACATGCCCGCCGTGTCGGAGGGAGCGCACCGGCCCGCCGCGACGGGTGGGCGGCACAAGGCCAACGGTTCGCGTGGAGCGCAGGGCACCCGCGGCGACCGCCGTAGGCAGGAGCAGCAGAGGAAGCGCGGTCGTCGCCGTGCCGTCGTCGCCGCGGGTATCGCCGTGGTCGCCGTCACCGGTGGGTCCTTCTACCTGATCACCGGCCCCCAGGACGACGTCGAGGCCCTGGACGCCGTGGACGCGACACAGGCGGGGGCTCCCGGGAACGCCCTGTCCATCTCGCCGTCGCCGACCACCGCCTCCGCCTCGGCCACCGCGTCGAAGTCCACGACGCCGAGCCCGAGCAAGAGCGCCTCTCCGTCCCCGAGCCGGACCGCCACGCCCCGGCCCACGAAACCGGCCCCCACGCGCACCACCTCACCCGCGCCCAAGCCGAAGTCCACGAAGACGACGGGCGGTTCGGGCTCCGACTCCACCGCCGGCGAGGTGGTCGCCCTCGTCAACTCCGAGCGCGGCAAGGCGGGGTGCGGTCCAGTGACCGAGAACTCCCTGCTGACCCAGGCCGCTCAGGGCCATTCCGTCGACATGGCGGCACGGGACTTCTTCGACCACACCAACCCGGACGGAGACGGCCCGGGCGAGCGCGTCACGGCCACCGGCTACCGCTGGTCGACGTACGGCGAGAACATCGCGATGGGCCAGCGCACCCCGGCGCAGGTGATGGAGTCCTGGATGAACAGCCCCGGTCACCGCGCGAACATCCTGAACTGCTCCTTCAAGGAGATCGGGATCGGCATCCACACCGACGGCGGCCCCTACTGGACGCAGGTCTTCGGAGCGCGCTGA
- a CDS encoding mannosyltransferase family protein, translating to MSVISPRSPRSREGTTAVSPPSSRPDPVVRRSVRPRLSAEDRDVLWLYLLTRAAIWTTAYCARWLFPTDADARDPGSVLAPFERWDWGHFLNVARDGYFPAESGPWDADWDNREAFFPGFPLALRAVHTVVPSWTAAGLLISFVAGAIAVLALARVARLYLPDAGADRRTVQLLLLSPCAIFLATGYSESLFLALALPAWLAAHRRNWPLAATLAALATTVRISGLFLAAALALHFVLTARTRADRRPLPWLALPALPAVLYAWYLHSHTGDWMAWKHAQERGWYRQFHPPWEAWSNTWESAFDHVQTTGYAFMFQAELLAMVVGLALAGVLIRRRRWPEAAYIGLSLWALGTSYWYTSIPRATLLWWPLWITLAAWSLRSPRFRTAYFCLAAPLSTLFALTYLTGRWAG from the coding sequence ATGTCTGTGATATCCCCCCGGTCCCCCCGATCGCGGGAAGGGACGACGGCCGTCTCCCCACCCTCCTCCCGCCCGGACCCGGTCGTCCGTCGCTCCGTCCGCCCGCGGCTGAGCGCCGAGGACCGGGACGTACTGTGGCTGTATCTGCTCACCCGCGCAGCCATATGGACCACCGCCTACTGCGCGCGATGGCTCTTCCCCACCGATGCCGACGCACGCGACCCGGGCTCCGTCCTCGCACCCTTCGAGCGATGGGACTGGGGGCACTTCCTGAACGTGGCGCGCGACGGCTACTTCCCCGCGGAAAGCGGCCCATGGGACGCCGACTGGGACAACCGCGAGGCGTTCTTTCCCGGCTTCCCCCTCGCCCTACGGGCCGTACACACCGTCGTCCCGAGCTGGACCGCGGCCGGGCTGCTGATCTCGTTCGTCGCCGGCGCCATCGCCGTACTGGCGCTCGCGCGGGTCGCGCGCCTGTACCTGCCCGACGCCGGCGCCGACCGGCGGACCGTACAGCTCCTGCTGCTCTCGCCGTGCGCGATCTTCCTCGCCACCGGCTACAGCGAGTCGCTCTTCCTCGCCCTCGCCCTGCCGGCCTGGCTCGCCGCCCATCGCCGCAACTGGCCCCTCGCCGCCACACTGGCCGCCCTGGCCACGACCGTACGCATCAGCGGTCTCTTCCTCGCCGCCGCCCTCGCCCTGCACTTCGTCCTGACCGCCCGCACCCGCGCCGACCGGCGACCGCTGCCCTGGCTCGCCCTGCCGGCCCTTCCCGCCGTCCTCTACGCCTGGTACCTGCACTCCCACACCGGCGACTGGATGGCGTGGAAACACGCACAGGAACGCGGGTGGTACCGCCAGTTCCACCCACCCTGGGAAGCCTGGAGCAACACCTGGGAGTCCGCGTTCGACCACGTCCAGACCACCGGTTACGCCTTCATGTTCCAGGCCGAACTCCTCGCCATGGTCGTCGGACTGGCCCTGGCGGGCGTCCTGATCCGACGCCGCCGCTGGCCCGAGGCCGCCTACATCGGCCTCAGCCTATGGGCGCTCGGCACCTCGTACTGGTACACCTCCATCCCCCGAGCCACCCTCCTGTGGTGGCCGCTGTGGATCACGCTCGCCGCCTGGAGCCTGCGCTCACCGCGCTTCAGAACCGCCTACTTCTGCCTCGCCGCGCCTCTGTCGACGCTGTTCGCCCTCACCTATCTGACAGGGCGGTGGGCCGGCTGA
- a CDS encoding SigE family RNA polymerase sigma factor, producing MTVEEFEAFYEQAVARLTGQLYVMLGDLHEAQDVVQEAFVKGWSRRRQLDRDGQPEAWIRTVAWRLAVSRWRFRRRASDAWDRAGAPPPVEGPGPEHVVLIDALRDLPAQQRRTVTLHYLCDLSVEQIAGETGQSASTVKTHLVRGRVALADRLRPRHIEEDPGA from the coding sequence TTGACCGTTGAGGAGTTCGAGGCGTTCTACGAGCAGGCGGTCGCGCGACTCACAGGGCAGCTGTACGTGATGCTGGGCGATCTGCACGAGGCTCAGGACGTCGTACAGGAAGCGTTCGTCAAGGGGTGGAGCCGACGACGGCAGCTCGACCGCGACGGGCAGCCGGAAGCGTGGATCCGCACGGTCGCCTGGCGCCTCGCGGTGAGCCGTTGGCGTTTCCGGAGGCGCGCGTCGGACGCCTGGGATCGCGCGGGCGCCCCGCCGCCCGTCGAGGGTCCCGGCCCCGAGCATGTCGTGCTCATCGACGCGCTCCGTGACCTGCCCGCTCAGCAGCGCCGCACGGTGACTCTGCACTATCTGTGCGATCTGAGTGTGGAACAGATCGCCGGCGAGACGGGGCAGTCCGCCAGCACCGTCAAGACACACCTCGTCCGCGGCCGGGTCGCCCTCGCCGATCGTCTGCGGCCCCGGCACATCGAGGAGGACCCCGGTGCTTGA
- a CDS encoding metalloregulator ArsR/SmtB family transcription factor, whose product MDALLAALADPARRRLVTLLAERPRPVGVLAQLAEARQPQTTKHLQTLERAGLVTSQRTGRRRIYALRSAPLRDLAAALDRLADTADRAGGPRETYDRYGLSLDTERLAAEEPGWADGRSFTFHRSLTGSPELVWRHLSEPSLLTRWWTPDDLRVSELVFEARPGGRIVLGYRDAEDIDGSDLEAGHGEGVIDEARPGERLAYRLSPRLPDGSPAFTAHVGIDLRPTDTGTELDVDFRVTDSTVDSADFIAGIEIGFGQSLDKLADALGTSRSTTEAVHTEDKGVQP is encoded by the coding sequence ATGGACGCACTCCTCGCCGCACTGGCCGACCCGGCCCGCCGGCGGCTCGTCACCCTGCTGGCCGAGCGGCCCCGCCCGGTCGGTGTCCTCGCCCAGCTCGCCGAGGCGCGCCAGCCGCAGACGACCAAGCACCTGCAGACCCTCGAGCGCGCGGGCCTCGTGACCTCCCAGCGCACCGGCCGGCGCCGCATCTACGCACTCCGGTCCGCTCCCCTACGGGACCTGGCGGCCGCACTCGACCGGCTCGCGGACACCGCGGACCGGGCCGGCGGTCCGCGCGAGACCTACGACCGCTACGGGCTCAGCCTCGACACGGAGCGGCTCGCCGCGGAGGAGCCGGGGTGGGCCGACGGCCGCTCGTTCACGTTCCACCGGTCGCTGACCGGGAGCCCCGAGCTGGTCTGGCGCCACCTGTCCGAGCCCTCCCTGCTCACCCGCTGGTGGACTCCCGACGACCTCCGCGTCTCCGAGCTCGTCTTCGAGGCGCGCCCGGGCGGGCGGATCGTCCTGGGGTATCGCGACGCCGAAGACATCGACGGCTCCGACCTGGAGGCCGGGCACGGGGAAGGCGTCATCGACGAGGCACGCCCCGGGGAGCGCCTCGCCTACCGGCTCTCCCCTCGGCTTCCCGACGGCAGCCCCGCCTTCACCGCCCACGTCGGCATCGACCTCCGGCCCACCGACACCGGTACGGAGCTCGACGTCGACTTCCGCGTCACCGACAGCACGGTCGACTCCGCGGACTTCATCGCGGGCATCGAGATCGGCTTCGGCCAGAGCCTCGACAAGCTCGCCGACGCCCTCGGCACCTCTCGGAGCACGACCGAGGCAGTCCACACCGAGGACAAGGGAGTACAGCCATGA
- a CDS encoding dihydrofolate reductase family protein: MTSPTGRKVTANIALTLDGRYNGPGGPGDIGSIVRYATTEVARDHLTRIWEGATTALLGRLNSEGFLGYWPTVAEDENADPRDRGYAKWLVDTEKVVFSTTLTEAPWERTRMVNAPVADVVTELKATGEGDILVNTSPSILKALLAADLVDRLYLLICPEIVGGGQRLFDDGLPGSQWKLTHQETGELGEMAMVYDRVR; this comes from the coding sequence ATGACCAGCCCGACCGGACGCAAGGTCACCGCGAACATCGCACTCACCCTCGACGGGCGCTACAACGGCCCCGGCGGGCCCGGCGACATCGGCTCGATCGTCCGCTACGCGACCACCGAGGTCGCGCGCGACCACCTCACCCGCATCTGGGAAGGCGCGACGACGGCGCTGCTCGGTCGGCTCAACTCCGAAGGATTCCTGGGGTACTGGCCGACGGTCGCCGAGGACGAGAACGCCGATCCGCGCGATCGTGGATACGCGAAGTGGCTGGTCGACACGGAGAAGGTGGTCTTCTCGACCACCTTGACCGAAGCACCGTGGGAACGCACCCGCATGGTGAACGCCCCGGTCGCCGACGTGGTCACCGAGCTCAAGGCCACCGGCGAGGGGGACATCCTGGTCAACACCAGCCCGAGCATCCTCAAGGCGCTGCTCGCCGCGGACCTGGTGGACCGGCTGTACCTCTTGATCTGCCCCGAGATCGTCGGGGGTGGGCAGCGGCTGTTCGACGACGGCCTGCCCGGATCGCAGTGGAAGCTCACGCACCAGGAGACCGGCGAGCTGGGCGAGATGGCCATGGTCTACGACCGAGTCCGCTGA
- a CDS encoding LacI family DNA-binding transcriptional regulator, translated as MAQPVGIKDVARAAGVAVGTVSNVINRPDTVAPETRERVLSAIDRLGYVRSESARQLRAGRSRIMGLLVLDMGNPFFVDVARGAERAAREAGLGVMVCNSAQSPSEEAEYLSLFAEQRVRGVLLTPADATGRNIKAFRRHKIPFVLVDRVAEDAAECSVSVDDVAGGALAVRHLVDAGHRSIAYVSGPPGLTQVRDRRTGALNALAEAGLGPDALRELPTERLDAAAGRDAGARLLGLADRPTAVFCANDLLALGVLQAMYDAGVRVPDDLAIVGYDDIEFAAAAAVPLTSVRQPAVTMGGMAAELLLEESEAQAGKGEHEHRRVVLQPELVVRRSSLSAR; from the coding sequence ATGGCCCAGCCGGTGGGTATCAAGGACGTCGCACGCGCCGCCGGAGTCGCCGTGGGCACGGTCTCGAACGTCATCAACCGTCCCGACACCGTCGCGCCCGAGACCCGGGAACGGGTCCTTTCGGCGATCGACCGGCTCGGCTACGTCCGCAGTGAGTCCGCGCGCCAGCTGCGCGCCGGCCGCAGCCGGATCATGGGGCTGCTCGTCCTCGACATGGGCAACCCGTTCTTCGTCGACGTCGCGAGGGGCGCGGAGCGGGCCGCGCGCGAGGCCGGCCTCGGCGTGATGGTCTGCAACAGCGCGCAGAGCCCGAGCGAGGAGGCCGAGTACCTGTCGCTCTTCGCCGAGCAGCGGGTCCGGGGCGTGCTCCTGACTCCGGCCGACGCCACCGGCCGCAACATCAAGGCGTTCCGCCGCCACAAGATCCCCTTCGTCCTCGTCGACCGGGTCGCCGAGGATGCCGCCGAGTGCTCGGTCTCCGTCGACGACGTGGCGGGAGGTGCGCTGGCCGTACGCCACCTCGTGGACGCGGGGCACCGCTCCATCGCGTACGTCAGCGGTCCGCCCGGCCTCACCCAGGTACGCGACCGGCGCACCGGCGCCCTGAACGCGCTCGCCGAGGCCGGCCTCGGCCCCGACGCCCTGCGCGAGCTGCCCACCGAGCGACTCGACGCCGCCGCCGGCCGTGACGCCGGTGCCCGCCTGCTCGGGCTCGCCGACCGTCCGACCGCCGTCTTCTGCGCCAACGACCTGCTCGCCCTCGGGGTCCTGCAGGCCATGTACGACGCCGGCGTCCGCGTCCCCGACGACCTCGCGATCGTCGGCTACGACGACATCGAGTTCGCGGCCGCCGCGGCCGTCCCGCTCACCTCCGTACGGCAGCCCGCAGTCACCATGGGAGGCATGGCCGCGGAACTCCTTCTGGAGGAGTCGGAGGCGCAGGCCGGAAAGGGAGAGCACGAGCACCGTCGGGTCGTCCTCCAGCCCGAACTGGTCGTACGGCGCTCCAGCCTCTCCGCCCGCTGA
- a CDS encoding L-rhamnose mutarotase: MQRVCFLLKVRQDRLEEYRERHAAVWPEMLQALSATGWRNYSLFLSDDGLLVGCLETEDFEAALAGMEATEVNARWQAEMAPFFESLDGARPDEAMKPLTEVFHLA, from the coding sequence ATGCAACGCGTCTGTTTCCTCCTCAAGGTCCGTCAGGACCGGCTGGAGGAGTACCGCGAACGCCACGCCGCCGTGTGGCCCGAGATGCTCCAGGCGCTCTCGGCCACCGGCTGGCGGAACTACTCCCTCTTCCTGAGCGACGACGGCCTGCTCGTCGGCTGTCTGGAGACCGAGGACTTCGAGGCCGCCCTGGCCGGCATGGAGGCCACCGAGGTCAACGCCCGCTGGCAGGCCGAGATGGCGCCGTTCTTCGAATCCCTCGACGGCGCGCGACCCGACGAGGCGATGAAGCCGCTCACCGAGGTGTTCCACCTCGCGTGA
- a CDS encoding alpha/beta hydrolase, whose translation MSCEDGAVSTLTAADGTELAYHVLGEGEPLLCLPGGPMRASAYLGDLGGLSKGRQLVMLDLRGTGDSGIPADPATYRCDRQVDDVEALREHFGWDSVDVLAHSASGDLAILYAARYPHRVRTLSLIAARARALGVDFTVDARREVVALRATESWFETARDAYEAIWSGSATDADFDAAVPFFYGRWDTAAQAHAAADVEQTNESAADIYASSGAFDPAAARAAIARLAAPVLVLAGELDGGPRPHVAAAIANLFPRAELTVQPGAGHFPWLDDPVTFTRTVTTFLTRGGGESIHAAQVEIQGLST comes from the coding sequence ATGAGCTGCGAGGACGGTGCCGTTTCGACGCTCACCGCGGCCGACGGGACGGAACTCGCCTACCACGTCCTAGGTGAAGGCGAGCCGCTGCTGTGCCTGCCCGGGGGGCCGATGCGCGCGTCCGCGTACCTCGGAGATCTCGGTGGGCTGTCGAAGGGGCGGCAGCTGGTCATGCTCGACCTGCGTGGCACGGGCGACTCCGGCATCCCCGCCGATCCGGCCACCTACCGCTGTGACCGGCAGGTCGACGACGTCGAGGCACTGCGGGAACACTTCGGGTGGGACAGCGTCGATGTCCTCGCGCACTCGGCGAGCGGCGATCTGGCCATCCTCTACGCGGCCCGGTACCCGCACCGTGTCCGTACCCTCAGCCTGATCGCGGCCCGCGCCCGCGCCCTCGGCGTCGACTTCACCGTCGACGCTCGGCGCGAGGTCGTCGCCTTGCGCGCGACCGAGTCGTGGTTCGAGACGGCCCGCGATGCCTACGAAGCCATCTGGTCCGGATCCGCGACCGACGCCGACTTCGACGCCGCCGTCCCGTTCTTCTACGGCCGTTGGGACACCGCCGCCCAGGCCCATGCCGCAGCCGACGTCGAACAGACCAATGAGTCGGCGGCGGACATCTATGCGTCGTCCGGCGCGTTCGACCCTGCCGCTGCGCGCGCCGCGATCGCTCGCTTGGCCGCGCCGGTACTGGTACTCGCGGGGGAACTGGACGGCGGCCCGCGCCCTCATGTCGCCGCCGCCATCGCGAACTTGTTCCCCCGTGCCGAACTCACCGTCCAGCCGGGCGCCGGTCACTTCCCATGGCTCGACGACCCGGTCACCTTCACCCGGACCGTCACGACCTTCCTCACCAGAGGAGGAGGTGAATCGATTCACGCCGCCCAGGTCGAGATTCAGGGGCTCTCGACCTGA
- a CDS encoding YciI family protein: MEFFCYHRDRTASEVLRRELLEDHWSYMDEYAKEMIARGPTLTGDRELPTGSVHIVDLPDPAAARAFAFDEPGYQAGMYRDVMVRRWRNLLGRTMWEFPGGREGDDRYLVLGLGSGPAADLALPPDRDELVAYGPLLSDDGNTWLGTAALVRAPDADTARAVLTPDRYADIEVHNWQFGGRPS; the protein is encoded by the coding sequence ATGGAGTTCTTCTGTTACCACCGAGACCGGACCGCCTCCGAGGTGTTGAGGCGTGAGTTGCTGGAAGACCACTGGTCCTACATGGACGAGTACGCGAAGGAGATGATCGCCCGCGGCCCGACCCTCACCGGCGATCGGGAGCTGCCCACCGGCAGCGTGCACATCGTCGATCTGCCGGATCCGGCTGCCGCCCGCGCGTTCGCCTTCGACGAGCCGGGCTACCAGGCCGGGATGTACCGGGACGTGATGGTGCGCCGATGGCGCAACCTGCTGGGGCGCACCATGTGGGAATTCCCCGGCGGCCGGGAGGGTGACGATCGGTACTTGGTGCTCGGCCTCGGCTCGGGGCCGGCCGCCGACCTCGCGCTGCCGCCCGACCGGGACGAACTGGTCGCCTACGGGCCGCTGCTGTCCGACGACGGCAACACCTGGCTGGGTACGGCGGCGCTGGTCCGCGCCCCGGACGCGGACACGGCCCGCGCCGTCCTGACCCCGGACCGGTACGCCGACATCGAGGTCCACAACTGGCAGTTCGGCGGGCGTCCGTCATGA